The following are encoded together in the Pan troglodytes isolate AG18354 chromosome 6, NHGRI_mPanTro3-v2.0_pri, whole genome shotgun sequence genome:
- the CLDN3 gene encoding claudin-3: MSMGLEITGTALAVLGWLGTIVCCALPMWRVSAFIGSNIITSQNIWEGLWMNCVVQSTGQMQCKVYDSLLALPQDLQAARALIVVAILLAAFGLLVALVGAQCTNCVQDDTAKAKITIVAGVLFLLAALLTLVPVSWSANTIIRDFYNPVVPEAQKREMGAGLYVGWAAAALQLLGGALLCCSCPPREKKYTATKVVYSAPRSTGPGASLGTGYDRKDYV; encoded by the coding sequence ATGTCCATGGGCCTGGAGATCACGGGCACCGCGCTGGCCGTGCTGGGCTGGCTGGGCACCATCGTGTGCTGCGCGCTGCCCATGTGGCGCGTGTCGGCCTTCATCGGCAGCAACATCATCACGTCGCAGAACATCTGGGAGGGCCTGTGGATGAACTGCGTGGTGCAGAGCACCGGCCAGATGCAGTGCAAGGTGTACGACTCGCTGCTGGCACTGCCGCAGGACCTGCAGGCGGCCCGCGCCCTCATCGTGGTGGCCATCCTGCTGGCCGCCTTCGGGCTGCTAGTGGCGCTGGTGGGCGCCCAGTGCACCAACTGCGTGCAGGACGACACGGCCAAGGCCAAGATCACCATCGTGGCGGGCGTGCTGTTCCTTCTCGCCGCCCTGCTCACCCTCGTGCCGGTGTCCTGGTCGGCCAACACCATTATCCGGGACTTCTACAACCCCGTGGTGCCCGAGGCGCAGAAGCGCGAGATGGGCGCGGGCCTGTACGTGGGCTGGGCGGCCGCGGCGCTGCAGCTGCTGGGGGGCGCGCTGCTCTGCTGCTCGTGTCCCCCACGCGAGAAGAAGTACACGGCCACCAAGGTCGTCTACTCCGCGCCGCGCTCCACCGGCCCGGGAGCCAGCCTGGGCACAGGCTACGACCGCAAGGACTACGTCTAA